One genomic region from Rosa rugosa chromosome 1, drRosRugo1.1, whole genome shotgun sequence encodes:
- the LOC133719741 gene encoding uncharacterized protein LOC133719741: MSNLNKLDFVALEVSGRNYLKWTQDVKLHLTANKMRSTIIADNITPEDMKARAMIFIRKHMEEALKVEYLAEEDPRSLWVALEERFNHQRAIYLPEARHDWQNIRFQDFKTVNEYNSEICRIRSLLKFCGEELTEADLLEKTFSTFPPSCMVLQQQYRERNFARFSELITILLLAEKNNNLLLRNDQARPTGTRAIPLPEANIIAHHENNRGRRNRGRGRGRRSERPRHGRRNGPRNGPYDRDHPGNGPRGRGGRGQGPRGGNRNAQVRQAQIRENPGPARRPQNQHNLCYRCGGTDHWSRTCRATDEEIGEYHARRGTQEANLVEESVPMDTTLEITDFQAAMDTTLEITDFPMDTTLEITDFQAANGYIED; the protein is encoded by the coding sequence atgtcaaatctcaacaagcttgactTTGTCGCTTTGGAAGTTTCCGGAAGGAACTATCTCAAGTGGACCCAAGATGTCAAGCTTCATCtgactgcaaataagatgagatcaacGATTATTGCTGACAACATCACCCCTGAAGACATGAAGGCAAGAGCTATGATTTTCATCAGGAAACATATGGAAGAAGCACTCAAGGTGGAATATTTAGCTGAAGAGGACCCACGatctctttgggtcgctctagaagagcgatTCAACCATCAAAGAGCCATCTACTTGCCGGAAGCAAGACACGATTGGCAGAACATACGCTTCCAGGATTTCAAGACTGTCAATGAGTATAACTCTGAAATCTGCCGGATTCGGTCACTCCTAAAATTCTGTGGAGAAGAGCTCACAGAAGCTGACCTACTGGAGAAAACTTTCTCCACCTTCCCTCCTTCCTGTATGGTCCTGCAGCAACAATACAGGGAAAGAAACTTTGCTAGATTCTCTGAATTAATCACCATCCTGTTGCTCGCTGAAAAGAACAACAACCTACTTTTGAGGAATGATCAAGCAAGGCCCACCGGTACTAGAGCAATTCCTTTGCCTGAAGCAAATATTATTGCCCATCACGAAAATAATCGTGGAAGGAGGAACCGGGGCCGTGGAAGGGGAAGAAGGTCTGAACGTCCAAGGCATGGACGAAGAAATGGACCCAGAAATGGCCCATATGACCGCGACCACCCAGGCAATGGCCCAAGGGGTCGAGGAGGACGTggacaaggcccacgtggtggaAACCGAAATGCCCAAGTCCGACAGGCTCAAATTAGAGAGAACCCTGGTCCGGCCCGTCGCCCTCAAAATCAGCATAATCTATGTTATAGATGTGGAGGCACTGACcattggtcccgcacctgtcgtGCAACAGATGAAGAGATAGGAGAGTATCACGCCAGACGCGGAACTCAAGAGGCCAACCTTGTGGAAGAGTCAGTCCCTATGGATACCACCTTGGAGATTACTGATTTCCAAGCAGCTATGGATACCACCTTGGAGATTACTGATTTCCCTATGGATACCACCTTGGAAATTACTGATTTCCAAGCAGCTAATGGATACATCGAGGATTGA